A region from the Drosophila takahashii strain IR98-3 E-12201 chromosome 2L, DtakHiC1v2, whole genome shotgun sequence genome encodes:
- the LOC108057556 gene encoding uncharacterized protein, producing MDLLQLNDDCLEVIFSYLKLDELLPLYNAIQCFNAAIERQLHRFKDFKFTMRTPPVFNEDLLIKLGHHLNSLHINVGYSTKDEDILRYLKPLCQGASETRRIKALKLDHAKWSFNMVEAVRQVVPSLLFLDMRHCDVRDYQIAQLLESADKLKALALLHVNNQTGDSYLQPQILNRLPSLKLIHITILGPVPFSPEHLAEQCPNLSFLITDLIKSDFKIYGDPVYIQNYYKYYNEYFKAL from the coding sequence atgGACTTGCTGCAACTAAACGACGATTGTTTGGAAGTTATATTTAGCTACTTAAAATTAGATGAACTACTGCCGCTCTACAATGCAATTCAATGTTTCAATGCGGCCATCGAAAGACAACTCCACCGATTTAAGGATTTCAAATTCACCATGAGAACACCTCCTGTTTTCAATGAAGACCTATTGATAAAACTGGGTCACCATCTGAACAGTCTGCACATAAACGTGGGCTACTCCACCAAGGACGAAGACATCCTGCGATACCTGAAACCCTTGTGCCAAGGAGCCTCCGAGACTCGCCGGATAAAAGCCTTAAAGTTAGATCATGCCAAGTGGTCATTTAATATGGTAGAAGCCGTGAGACAAGTGGTTCCATCGCTGTTATTTTTGGACATGCGTCACTGCGATGTGCGCGATTATCAGATAGCGCAGCTCTTAGAATCGGCAGATAAGTTGAAGGCCCTCGCTCTACTCCATGTGAACAACCAGACGGGTGATTCTTATCTGCAACCCCAAATACTCAACAGGTTGCCATCTCTGAAACTCATCCACATCACAATCCTTGGACCTGTGCCCTTTTCACCTGAACATCTGGCTGAGCAGTGCCCGAACCTGAGTTTCCTGATCACTGACCTTATCAAAAGCGATTTTAAGATATATGGTGATCCTGTGTACATTCAAAACTACTATAAATACTACAATGAATATTTCAAGGCATTATAA
- the Alp12 gene encoding alkaline phosphatase, whose amino-acid sequence MEKRSEAPIKSTKFRKLSDADMTEVQLNNLDPSAKDNVEIGSSQGNDGSNPVQHSKWFRSRLFIISVIFSALLMTAMCIGFVVHYGMSGDVGDMETVTYWPVNLPQEQKEWYDLGIEELQKAVSREFNRRRAKNVILFVGDGMGPNTVTAARIYGFKEEGLLRWEQFPEMGLLKTYCADKQVPDSFSTATALFGGVKVNYETGGVDSNVPLGNCAASLQEDHHVQTILKWAQVDGMRTGFVTTTRVTHATPAALYAHVPDRRWECETGMPAEAQDQGCMDIARQLIEQPTGQRINVIMGGGRQMLVSNVTDSPADPLDTWASMSKDGRDLIRDWRLRKEDEGVSHAVVQNNRELYNLDAQNVDYVLGIFANGHLMYDHERDQSDAGMPSLSNMTQKALQVLGNSDKGFLLVVEAGLIDQAHHRGKARKALHEVLELNKAVESTLSFLKSTDRLDETLVIVTADHSHSLTINGHPDRGASILGFAGNSKTEQTPYTTLTYGTSYQGFQVDPSTQNRRDPTEDNTSDWEYTQQAAINTDENLHGGSDVTIHADGAMSYLFHGVHEQSYVAHAISYALRIGRFRDSSIAETLAEFTPI is encoded by the coding sequence atggaaaaaagaagTGAGGCGCCGATAAAAAGCACCAAGTTTCGAAAGCTGAGCGATGCGGACATGACGGAGGTGCAGCTGAATAATTTGGATCCTAGCGCAAAGGATAATGTCGAGATCGGAAGTAGCCAGGGAAATGACGGAAGTAATCCCGTTCAACACTCGAAATGGTTCAGATCCCGACTCTTCATCATATCCGTGATCTTCTCGGCCCTTCTGATGACCGCCATGTGTATTGGCTTTGTGGTGCACTACGGAATGTCCGGCGATGTGGGCGACATGGAAACGGTGACCTATTGGCCGGTTAATCTGCCCCAGGAGCAGAAGGAGTGGTACGATCTGGGTATAGAGGAGCTGCAAAAGGCTGTTTCCCGGGAATTTAATCGCCGTCGAGCCAAGAATGTGATTCTATTCGTGGGCGATGGAATGGGACCGAATACAGTGACGGCGGCAAGGATTTACGGTTTCAAGGAGGAGGGACTTCTCCGTTGGGAGCAGTTTCCCGAAATGGGTTTGTTAAAAACCTATTGTGCGGATAAACAAGTTCCGGATTCCTTCTCCACGGCCACTGCGCTCTTCGGAGGAGTTAAGGTTAACTACGAAACGGGCGGAGTGGATTCGAATGTGCCGCTGGGAAACTGTGCCGCCTCCCTGCAGGAGGATCACCATGTCCAGACGATCCTCAAGTGGGCTCAGGTGGACGGAATGCGAACGGGTTTCGTGACCACCACCCGGGTAACTCACGCCACTCCGGCTGCCCTCTATGCCCACGTTCCCGACCGCCGTTGGGAGTGCGAAACTGGGATGCCAGCAGAGGCCCAGGATCAGGGTTGTATGGATATAGCCCGCCAGCTGATCGAACAGCCCACCGGTCAGAGAATCAATGTCATCATGGGCGGCGGTCGTCAGATGCTCGTGTCCAATGTCACCGATTCACCAGCCGATCCCCTGGACACTTGGGCCAGCATGTCGAAGGATGGACGAGACCTCATCCGAGATTGGAGGCTTAGGAAAGAGGATGAGGGTGTCTCACATGCCGTAGTACAAAATAATCGCGAGCTCTATAATCTCGATGCTCAGAATGTTGACTATGTCTTGGGCATCTTTGCCAATGGTCATTTGATGTACGATCACGAGCGAGATCAAAGTGATGCCGGAATGCCCTCGCTATCGAATATGACCCAAAAAGCCCTCCAAGTTTTGGGTAACAGTGACAAGGGATTCTTGCTGGTGGTCGAGGCTGGCCTAATCGATCAGGCCCATCATCGGGGAAAAGCTCGCAAGGCTCTGCACGAGGTTCTCGAACTGAACAAGGCCGTCGAGTCAACACTCTCGTTCCTCAAGTCAACTGATCGCTTGGATGAAACCCTGGTTATCGTGACCGCCGATCATTCGCATAGCCTGACCATTAATGGGCACCCAGATCGAGGAGCCAGTATATTGGGTTTTGCGGGAAACTCAAAAACAGAACAGACGCCCTACACCACGCTGACGTACGGAACCAGCTATCAAGGATTTCAGGTGGATCCCAGCACACAGAACCGTAGAGATCCCACGGAGGACAATACATCCGACTGGGAATACACCCAGCAGGCAGCCATAAACACGGACGAAAATCTACACGGCGGATCGGATGTGACGATCCACGCAGATGGTGCCATGTCCTATCTGTTCCACGGGGTCCACGAACAGAGCTACGTGGCACACGCCATATCCTACGCTCTTCGAATCGGACGATTCCGGGATAGCTCCATTGCCGAAACACTGGCTGAATTTACGCCCATATAG